In Candidatus Limnocylindrales bacterium, a genomic segment contains:
- a CDS encoding cation-transporting P-type ATPase produces the protein MEIFRLTVPEAFKQLKSQPGGLSFQEARQRLKDFGFNALHEEKGLSPLWLLGKQFTHFFALLLGVGAGLAFMGEVIRPGEGMGTLGWAILGVIVINAVFAFWEEYRAEKAIQALKKLLPNQVRVRRGGEVISIDAIQVVPGDIMLLEEGDKIPADGRVLISNLLTVNNAALTGESLPLSREVEDPEATDPLRAKNMVFAGTYVVSGNGEALVTATGVNTEFGKIAKLTVCIKQDLSPFQKEISKVSQWIAVLAVTMGVLFFWIGMAMGRDIFSTVLFALGIIVANIPEGLLPTVTLALSMASFRLAKQNALVKDLNSVETLASTTVICTDKTGTLTQNRMTVQKVFCNNRALKLTDEGVEELRDHSSEQTREALTRLLEAAVLNVRVTLKGEEVLGDPTETALLQAFLRWGNRNQESLTPREKIGELPFSGERKQMSTLYREAGEIILYTKGAPEVILEHSTQIWSDGIIRPLEDTDRKKIQEAIQAFAQEALRVLGIAYRRLATLASYRKDNPGSSFLTHKVIPANDLERDLVFLGLVGLADPPREGVIEAVNQCHRAGIRVIMVTGDNPATGMAIGRQIGLEKPDKPLIPIHSEDMAQMSDESLKEILRTQNPLFARLTSRDKLRIVSLLKELGEVVAVTGDGVNDAPALKRADIGIAMGLSGTQVAKEAANMVLVDDHFQTIVKAIEEGRTVYFNIKKFMTYILASNVPEILPYLAFFLFRIPLGLTIIQILSIDLGTDMLPALALGAERKEPYVMLRPPIGPQERLLDRQVVCRGFLFLGLIEGIGALVVFLSYLSLHGWQYGQELAFNDPLYQQATTMTLLSVITTQVANGLTLRSWQASPWQLGFWSNHLLLWGIGLELVLGILFMYFPPLQRILGTAPIDLKYGWLLLPFPFLLFVLHEGLKGLIRKNKDFYFKPV, from the coding sequence ATGGAAATCTTTCGCTTAACTGTACCTGAAGCTTTCAAGCAGCTCAAAAGTCAACCTGGAGGTCTGAGTTTTCAAGAAGCCAGACAGCGGTTAAAGGACTTCGGATTTAATGCCTTACATGAAGAAAAAGGCCTCTCCCCTCTCTGGCTCTTGGGAAAACAGTTTACCCATTTTTTTGCCCTCTTACTGGGAGTCGGTGCAGGTCTTGCCTTTATGGGGGAGGTAATTCGGCCAGGAGAGGGGATGGGGACCCTGGGTTGGGCAATTTTAGGGGTTATTGTTATCAATGCCGTATTTGCCTTTTGGGAAGAATATCGTGCTGAAAAGGCTATTCAAGCTTTGAAAAAGCTCTTACCCAACCAGGTACGGGTACGACGCGGGGGTGAGGTTATCTCAATTGATGCGATCCAGGTGGTACCCGGCGACATCATGCTTTTGGAAGAAGGGGATAAGATTCCAGCCGATGGTAGAGTGCTGATTTCAAACCTGTTAACCGTCAATAATGCTGCCTTAACGGGTGAGTCCTTACCCTTATCTCGAGAGGTAGAGGACCCGGAAGCAACGGATCCACTGAGGGCAAAAAACATGGTCTTCGCGGGGACATATGTAGTATCTGGAAATGGAGAGGCACTCGTTACCGCAACGGGGGTCAATACCGAGTTTGGAAAGATAGCCAAGTTGACCGTATGCATTAAGCAAGACTTGAGCCCTTTTCAGAAGGAGATCTCCAAAGTCTCCCAATGGATTGCAGTCTTGGCAGTCACGATGGGAGTTCTCTTCTTCTGGATTGGCATGGCTATGGGACGGGATATATTTTCTACCGTGCTTTTTGCTCTTGGAATTATTGTGGCTAACATTCCCGAAGGACTTTTGCCCACGGTAACTTTGGCCCTATCGATGGCTAGCTTTCGGCTGGCAAAACAAAATGCTCTTGTTAAAGACCTCAACTCTGTAGAGACCTTGGCCTCCACGACGGTGATCTGTACCGATAAAACCGGTACGTTGACCCAAAACCGTATGACGGTGCAAAAGGTTTTCTGTAATAACCGGGCTCTGAAATTGACCGATGAAGGGGTGGAAGAATTGAGAGATCACAGCTCAGAGCAAACCCGCGAAGCCTTAACCCGGCTCCTTGAGGCTGCAGTCTTAAATGTGAGAGTTACCCTCAAAGGGGAAGAGGTACTGGGGGATCCTACCGAGACTGCTTTACTCCAGGCCTTTTTACGATGGGGTAATAGGAATCAAGAGAGTTTGACCCCCCGAGAGAAAATCGGGGAGTTACCTTTTAGTGGGGAACGCAAACAGATGTCGACCTTGTATCGGGAAGCCGGAGAGATCATCCTTTACACAAAAGGAGCCCCGGAGGTAATTTTAGAGCATTCCACTCAAATCTGGTCCGATGGCATCATACGCCCCCTGGAGGACACGGACCGAAAGAAGATTCAAGAAGCGATCCAGGCCTTTGCCCAAGAAGCTCTACGGGTTTTGGGTATTGCTTATCGCAGGCTTGCTACTCTCGCAAGCTATCGTAAGGATAACCCTGGAAGTTCATTCCTGACCCATAAAGTTATTCCTGCAAATGACCTGGAACGGGATCTCGTCTTTCTGGGGTTGGTTGGCCTGGCAGACCCTCCAAGGGAAGGAGTTATCGAGGCCGTTAACCAATGTCATCGTGCAGGTATTCGAGTTATCATGGTTACGGGAGATAATCCGGCCACTGGTATGGCAATTGGACGTCAGATTGGTTTAGAAAAACCCGATAAGCCATTAATTCCGATTCACAGTGAAGATATGGCGCAAATGAGTGATGAATCTTTAAAGGAGATATTACGGACCCAGAATCCCCTCTTCGCACGACTGACGTCGAGGGACAAACTACGCATTGTTTCCCTTTTAAAAGAACTGGGGGAAGTAGTGGCAGTAACCGGGGATGGCGTCAATGACGCCCCTGCCTTGAAAAGAGCCGATATTGGCATTGCCATGGGTCTCAGCGGCACGCAAGTGGCTAAGGAAGCAGCAAATATGGTATTAGTGGATGATCATTTCCAAACCATCGTGAAAGCTATTGAGGAGGGGCGTACGGTCTATTTTAATATCAAAAAATTTATGACCTACATCCTTGCTAGCAACGTTCCTGAGATCCTTCCCTATCTCGCTTTTTTCCTTTTTCGAATCCCCTTGGGTTTGACGATTATTCAAATCCTCTCCATTGACCTTGGAACCGATATGCTACCAGCTCTTGCGCTGGGGGCCGAAAGGAAAGAGCCATATGTTATGCTAAGGCCTCCCATCGGACCTCAAGAACGCCTTCTAGATCGACAGGTAGTCTGCAGAGGATTCCTCTTTCTAGGGCTCATCGAAGGAATCGGCGCGCTGGTTGTATTCCTTAGTTACCTCAGCCTTCATGGCTGGCAGTATGGTCAGGAACTGGCCTTCAACGATCCCCTCTATCAACAGGCAACTACTATGACCCTTCTATCTGTCATCACGACCCAGGTAGCTAATGGGTTAACTTTGCGCTCCTGGCAAGCTTCACCCTGGCAACTGGGCTTTTGGAGCAATCATTTACTCCTCTGGGGAATCGGTCTGGAGCTGGTCCTCGGAATTTTATTTATGTACTTTCCCCCCTTACAACGGATATTAGGTACCGCGCCCATCGACCTAAAATACGGATGGCTGCTATTACCATTCCCCTTTCTCCTGTTTGTTCTTCATGAGGGATTAAAAGGGTTGATCAGAAAAAATAAAGATTTTTATTTTAAGCCTGTCTAA
- a CDS encoding universal stress protein encodes MYKSILVPLDGSLFAEYALPIARSVAYRTGAAIQLVHVHVPVTARYAKGPVAYDETLEARYKERERAYLDKVSKRLEPGTNVQILSVLLDESGSIADTLNNHIKTTEVGLVVMATHGHGALSRFWLGSVADKLIRWVEKPILLVRPPEEVKTEPDLSQERIFRHILIPLDGSVWSEQILEHAVRLGKLMQADYTLVRIIEPVIPATYPRTDYTIWLEQQLLSQQQAEAQKAKAQTYLDSVAERLRLRSFQVQTKVIFHRHPATAILEEANKGGIDLIAMETHGYGGLRRLFIGSVADKVLRGTSIPVLLHRPYE; translated from the coding sequence ATGTATAAATCTATTTTAGTACCACTCGATGGTTCCCTATTTGCGGAATATGCACTTCCGATAGCCAGAAGTGTCGCCTACCGGACAGGGGCGGCAATTCAATTGGTCCATGTGCACGTACCTGTAACAGCCCGGTATGCTAAAGGCCCTGTGGCTTACGATGAAACACTGGAGGCCAGATATAAAGAACGAGAACGAGCTTATCTTGATAAAGTAAGCAAACGGCTGGAGCCTGGTACGAACGTTCAAATCCTCTCGGTCTTGCTAGACGAATCCGGGTCGATTGCTGACACCCTAAACAATCATATAAAAACTACAGAGGTGGGTCTGGTGGTTATGGCTACCCATGGGCACGGAGCATTAAGCCGTTTCTGGCTTGGAAGTGTTGCAGATAAACTCATACGATGGGTGGAAAAGCCTATCCTGCTGGTACGACCACCAGAAGAGGTAAAAACTGAGCCAGATCTTTCTCAAGAACGAATCTTCCGACATATACTTATTCCACTGGATGGTTCGGTATGGTCCGAACAAATACTGGAGCATGCGGTAAGGTTAGGTAAACTCATGCAAGCCGATTATACCTTAGTACGTATTATTGAACCTGTAATACCTGCCACCTACCCACGTACAGATTATACGATCTGGTTAGAACAACAGTTACTAAGCCAACAGCAAGCTGAAGCCCAAAAAGCTAAAGCACAAACCTACCTTGACAGTGTGGCTGAACGATTGCGATTACGTTCATTTCAAGTTCAAACAAAGGTTATTTTCCATCGGCATCCGGCCACGGCCATCCTAGAGGAGGCTAATAAGGGTGGAATCGATCTGATTGCTATGGAAACCCATGGTTATGGGGGTTTAAGGCGTTTGTTTATAGGTAGTGTAGCCGATAAGGTCCTACGTGGGACTTCTATACCGGTGCTGTTACACCGTCCGTATGAATAG